The window GTGAGCCACTACGGGCGCAATCACGCGCCTGAAGAGGCTCACGCAGCCAACGGCATGTCGACCGAGGACATGGTCGCGAGCAGGGCGGAAGCTGTCAACGCGGTGCCGCAGCGCACCCCCGGCGATGCGGACTTCGAAGCCGCGAGGCAGCGCTTCAGTGATCGCGGACCTCTCGTTCGCCGTCTGCGCGATTCGCTCGTGGAACATGCTCAATGCCAGCTTTCGCATGCAAGTGCCGCAATCACAAGCGGCTTCGATTTCGCAGCGTTTGTTGAAGTTGGAGGGGTCAAAACTGCACCCCTGTTTACTGGTTCGGAGGCCGAAGCCCTCGAAATTTGCATGAATCTTGACGCCTCCTAGCCCTCCCACCGATGATTTCGACAGGAGAAGCCTCACGATGACCATCACCATTTCCGCCTTCGAACGATCGCCCGATGGCGGCAAAGGCTTGGCGCGCGACACGCGCGTTCGCTGGGCGCTCGAAGAAGCTGGCCAACCCTACGAGGTTCGTCTCGTTTCTTTCCGTGCAATGAAGGAACCCGCCCATCTGGCCCTTCATCCCTTCGGCCAGATCCCCACCTACGAGGAAGACGATCTCTCGCTTTTCGAGACAGGCGCGATCGTCCTGCACATCGCCGAGCGGCATACGGGCCTGTTGCCGGACGACGCGAATGCGCGAGCGCGCGCAATCATGTGGATGTTTGCCGCGCTCAATACCGTGGAGCCGGTGATCCTCGACCTGGTCACGGCTAGGATCCTGGAGCGCGACAAGCCATGGAGCAAGGAGCGCCTGCCGCTGGTCGAGGGTCGCGTGCGCGATCGCGCGGGCCAGCTTTCTGCTCGCCTCGGTGATGCCGAATGGCTCGATGGCGGGTTCAGCGCGGGCGACCTGATGATGGCGTCGGTGCTGCTCAGGCTGAGGCCATCAGGCATCCTGGACGAATTCCCGAGGCTTGCCGCTTATGTCGCCCGCGGG is drawn from Variovorax sp. PBS-H4 and contains these coding sequences:
- a CDS encoding glutathione S-transferase family protein, giving the protein MTITISAFERSPDGGKGLARDTRVRWALEEAGQPYEVRLVSFRAMKEPAHLALHPFGQIPTYEEDDLSLFETGAIVLHIAERHTGLLPDDANARARAIMWMFAALNTVEPVILDLVTARILERDKPWSKERLPLVEGRVRDRAGQLSARLGDAEWLDGGFSAGDLMMASVLLRLRPSGILDEFPRLAAYVARGEARPAYKRAFAAQWEVNAGKPSAA